A single region of the Sulfurospirillum arsenophilum NBRC 109478 genome encodes:
- a CDS encoding energy transducer TonB — MKTSHLAFAILGSVSLHVMIAYALFMGNMAIPKPSLREFVVSNVMLLEEPLPNTLKEEIKKEVPVKPEPIVEKKSEKNVKKELVKAAVPIKESMSTSSSTTSESFAEQTIEMPSSVKAQEKVSVASSRQSDDLLSRYLAKVRHKIQESLHYPSMARKMGIEGEAVVQFLIHANGMVDASSIKIAKSSGKAVLDRNAVDAVLEAIPFELPPKEDLEIVIPVVFKLTS, encoded by the coding sequence ATGAAAACATCGCATTTAGCATTCGCAATACTGGGGAGCGTCTCTTTACATGTAATGATTGCGTATGCTCTTTTTATGGGAAATATGGCAATTCCAAAACCTTCTTTGCGAGAGTTTGTGGTGAGCAATGTCATGCTTTTAGAAGAGCCATTACCTAATACATTGAAAGAAGAGATCAAGAAAGAAGTTCCCGTTAAACCAGAGCCTATCGTAGAAAAAAAATCTGAAAAAAATGTGAAAAAAGAGCTGGTCAAAGCAGCAGTACCCATTAAAGAGTCCATGAGTACATCATCATCTACAACCAGTGAGTCTTTTGCAGAACAAACCATAGAAATGCCTTCATCTGTTAAAGCACAGGAAAAAGTGTCTGTGGCATCTTCGCGTCAAAGCGATGATCTACTCTCACGCTATCTTGCCAAAGTGAGGCACAAAATCCAAGAGAGCTTACATTACCCCTCTATGGCTAGAAAAATGGGAATAGAGGGTGAGGCGGTGGTACAGTTTTTAATCCATGCCAATGGTATGGTCGATGCCTCTTCTATCAAGATAGCAAAGTCGAGTGGAAAGGCTGTTTTGGATCGCAATGCTGTAGATGCTGTTCTCGAAGCGATTCCGTTTGAATTGCCTCCTAAAGAGGATTTAGAGATTGTTATACCTGTCGTTTTTAAGCTTACATCCTAA